A region of Bacillus cabrialesii DNA encodes the following proteins:
- the yhaM gene encoding 3'-5' exoribonuclease YhaM: protein MAKGIMLHEVGEQVDQYLLIKSSTKGIASNGKPFLTLMLQDQSGDIEAKLWDAKQSDEVTYAPQTIVKVVGDVHHYRGRTQLKLRNIRPVSEHENVNIDDFLETAPIPKNEMMDTITQYIFEMKNPNIQRITRFLVKKHEAEFMDYPAATKNHHEFVSGLAYHVVSMLNLAKSIADLYPSLDRDLLYAGVILHDLGKVKELSGPVSTSYTVEGNLLGHISIMVTELSKAAEELQIDSEEVLILQHLILSHHGKAEWGSPKPPMVKEAEILHYIDNLDAKMNMMDRALERVKPGEYTERVFALENRSFYKPTFHK from the coding sequence ATGGCTAAAGGGATTATGCTACATGAAGTTGGCGAACAGGTGGACCAATATCTATTGATTAAATCCTCGACGAAAGGGATTGCCAGCAATGGGAAACCGTTTTTAACGCTGATGCTGCAAGACCAGTCAGGTGATATTGAAGCGAAGCTGTGGGATGCCAAGCAAAGTGATGAAGTGACCTATGCGCCGCAGACGATTGTGAAAGTCGTGGGGGATGTTCACCATTACCGCGGGCGCACCCAGCTGAAGCTGAGAAATATCAGACCGGTGAGCGAGCATGAAAACGTCAATATTGATGATTTTTTAGAAACCGCGCCGATTCCGAAAAATGAAATGATGGATACCATCACTCAATATATATTTGAAATGAAAAACCCGAATATCCAGCGGATCACAAGGTTTTTAGTCAAAAAACACGAAGCTGAATTTATGGATTATCCGGCGGCTACGAAAAACCACCATGAGTTTGTCTCAGGTTTAGCGTATCATGTCGTCTCAATGCTGAATCTGGCGAAATCCATTGCGGATTTATATCCGTCTCTTGACCGCGATCTGCTTTATGCCGGTGTTATCCTGCATGATCTCGGAAAAGTGAAAGAGCTGTCCGGCCCTGTTTCCACTTCGTATACGGTCGAAGGCAATTTGCTCGGCCATATTTCGATTATGGTGACGGAGCTGTCAAAAGCGGCTGAAGAACTTCAAATCGATTCTGAAGAGGTGTTAATTCTTCAGCACTTAATTTTGAGTCACCACGGTAAAGCAGAGTGGGGCAGCCCGAAACCGCCGATGGTGAAGGAAGCGGAAATTCTGCACTATATAGACAACCTGGATGCGAAAATGAATATGATGGACAGAGCGCTTGAGCGTGTGAAGCCGGGCGAATACACTGAACGGGTATTCGCGCTGGAGAACCGTTCCTTTTATAAACCGACTTTTCACAAATAA
- a CDS encoding ATP-binding protein: MKALRIKSLHIYHYGKFSNRTFHFSASPVQLIYGLNEAGKTTMMSFIESMLFGFPKTKKYEPKTGGVYGGVLEAEHPEYGVIKIERTKGTAEKLRVYTEKGEVKQGDFLKQLFQGTDRALYKAIYSFDVFGLQEIHAFNRDKIGEFLLFSSLFGAEAVSKLDSRLTKESERLYKPNGRNPELNQGLETLKKLAAKLKQAEAEEAGYHQLLEEKRTLEARLAIAETELKEAAGHIRTIEGAIVLKPQLHEKAALEQAMAQYAEQAGQFPSDGLHQLEKYESHLHPKSAQLEALRVKKAELDKQLQKLNPDQEILAKETLIQELSAAYHMYQSCGEQLAAIQAQLRQSSAQAAAGLEQLNKTDENELLNMNTSYDYEWQLQQAVQQYVQARDRKRQLDETFELARQELEDAEKAVHAASSSILENSERKDKEAALKAYDEAQGQHLEQAKLREQLKFFERQQAKQKKTVIAAGMLFIVLFLLLQQWIPAISIGAALIVYGLALGKKTPSSRKSGEMRQPMTDISSAEAEALREALWEDDRNKQHLITQRAVLQQKEAAYERVIQQFEQWEADMAPSFTQAERFMKELGFKEDPSFLLDAYSLMKDVKKEVKKKHELTIEAGRLKKHRRTFEERVSMLYPANESQNISISDALHTLRKNVEREKEIEKQKKGMETDIHYTKEQLLELEQEIEYFQAQIEQLFAASAAKDRNEFCAIADISSQLKDAENKLHHVNAQLQGGHPEELELADSNSLSELKNKLLVENERKERLTEEIQQLRSQIAMLLVKQEQLEASGLVSDLKLQMEMQKERVKETAKQWASIQMIKQVIRNKLERHKKIELPRLLETAGAFFRPLTGGSYKTIYFSETDDSIMVMHCDGAVYHADELSQGTCEQLYTAIRFALAVTRQDESRLPFQLDDSFVHFDQERLKRVLDVLYDLSEGGRQVLYFTCHDHVKDAFKSSQIIHLVS, from the coding sequence GTGAAAGCTTTGCGTATTAAATCTTTACATATCTACCACTACGGGAAATTTTCCAATCGGACCTTTCACTTTTCCGCCTCGCCTGTCCAATTAATCTACGGATTAAATGAGGCAGGAAAAACGACGATGATGTCATTTATTGAAAGCATGCTGTTTGGTTTTCCGAAAACGAAAAAATATGAACCGAAAACAGGCGGTGTCTACGGCGGTGTACTTGAAGCTGAACATCCTGAGTACGGGGTCATAAAGATCGAACGGACAAAAGGGACTGCCGAAAAGCTGAGAGTGTACACAGAAAAAGGCGAAGTGAAGCAGGGAGATTTTTTAAAGCAGCTGTTCCAAGGCACGGACAGGGCGCTGTACAAAGCCATTTATTCATTTGACGTATTCGGGCTGCAGGAAATTCACGCCTTTAATCGGGACAAGATTGGGGAATTTCTGCTGTTTTCCAGCTTGTTTGGCGCTGAAGCTGTCTCTAAGCTTGATTCGCGGCTGACGAAGGAAAGCGAAAGGCTCTATAAACCAAACGGGCGAAACCCGGAATTAAACCAAGGGCTGGAAACGCTTAAGAAGCTGGCGGCAAAGCTGAAACAGGCTGAGGCAGAGGAAGCGGGCTATCATCAGCTCCTTGAAGAAAAAAGAACACTCGAAGCCCGTCTTGCAATCGCAGAAACCGAATTGAAAGAGGCGGCAGGACATATCCGAACCATTGAGGGAGCGATTGTGCTAAAGCCTCAGCTGCATGAAAAAGCGGCGCTGGAACAGGCGATGGCACAATATGCGGAACAGGCGGGACAATTTCCGTCTGACGGATTGCATCAGCTGGAAAAATATGAATCTCATCTTCATCCGAAATCCGCACAGCTGGAGGCACTTCGGGTGAAGAAGGCGGAACTGGACAAACAGTTGCAAAAGCTAAACCCGGATCAAGAAATATTGGCGAAGGAAACGCTGATACAAGAGCTTTCGGCAGCGTATCATATGTATCAATCCTGCGGTGAACAGCTCGCCGCTATTCAAGCCCAGCTGCGCCAGTCTTCTGCACAGGCAGCGGCCGGTCTTGAACAGCTCAATAAAACGGATGAAAATGAGCTCCTGAATATGAACACGTCATATGACTATGAATGGCAGCTTCAGCAGGCGGTGCAGCAATACGTGCAGGCCAGAGACAGAAAACGGCAGCTTGATGAGACGTTTGAACTTGCACGGCAAGAGCTGGAAGACGCAGAAAAGGCCGTTCATGCAGCTTCGTCCTCCATTCTTGAAAACAGCGAAAGAAAAGATAAAGAAGCGGCTCTTAAAGCATATGATGAAGCACAGGGGCAGCATCTGGAGCAAGCGAAGCTGAGAGAGCAGCTGAAGTTTTTTGAGCGTCAGCAGGCTAAACAGAAAAAAACTGTCATAGCAGCTGGTATGTTGTTCATCGTTCTCTTTCTGCTGCTGCAGCAATGGATTCCCGCTATAAGTATTGGTGCTGCACTTATTGTGTATGGGCTGGCATTAGGAAAAAAAACACCGTCTTCCCGAAAGAGCGGGGAGATGAGACAGCCGATGACGGACATTTCGTCGGCAGAAGCCGAAGCGCTTCGAGAAGCGTTATGGGAGGATGACCGCAATAAACAGCACCTCATTACACAGCGTGCAGTGCTTCAGCAAAAGGAGGCCGCGTATGAACGGGTCATCCAGCAGTTTGAACAGTGGGAAGCCGATATGGCCCCGTCCTTTACTCAAGCCGAGCGTTTTATGAAGGAGCTCGGATTCAAGGAAGATCCGTCTTTTTTGCTTGATGCATACAGCTTAATGAAGGATGTCAAAAAAGAAGTGAAGAAAAAGCATGAGCTGACAATTGAAGCAGGACGGCTGAAAAAGCACCGGCGCACATTCGAAGAACGCGTCAGCATGCTTTATCCCGCGAATGAGAGTCAGAACATCTCTATCTCGGACGCCCTTCACACATTGCGGAAAAACGTGGAACGTGAAAAAGAAATCGAGAAGCAAAAAAAGGGAATGGAAACAGATATTCATTATACAAAGGAGCAGCTGCTGGAGCTGGAGCAGGAAATAGAGTATTTCCAAGCGCAGATCGAGCAGTTATTTGCCGCGTCGGCTGCAAAAGACAGAAATGAGTTTTGCGCCATAGCAGACATCAGCAGTCAGCTGAAGGATGCGGAGAACAAGCTTCATCACGTAAACGCACAGCTTCAAGGCGGACATCCAGAGGAGCTTGAACTGGCGGATTCCAATTCGCTTTCCGAATTGAAAAACAAGCTATTAGTTGAGAATGAAAGAAAAGAGCGGCTGACTGAGGAGATCCAGCAGCTTCGGAGCCAAATCGCAATGCTCTTGGTCAAACAGGAACAATTAGAGGCTTCGGGATTGGTCTCAGATCTCAAGCTGCAAATGGAAATGCAAAAAGAGCGTGTGAAAGAAACCGCTAAACAATGGGCTTCGATCCAAATGATCAAACAGGTGATCCGAAACAAATTGGAACGGCATAAAAAAATCGAACTCCCGCGCCTTTTGGAGACAGCCGGAGCATTTTTCCGCCCGCTGACTGGCGGAAGCTACAAGACGATTTATTTTTCTGAAACGGATGATTCCATTATGGTGATGCATTGTGACGGTGCTGTCTATCATGCGGATGAGCTGTCACAAGGAACGTGTGAGCAGCTGTATACAGCGATCCGATTTGCTCTGGCCGTTACGCGCCAGGATGAGTCAAGGCTTCCGTTCCAGCTTGACGACAGCTTTGTTCATTTTGATCAGGAAAGGCTGAAACGTGTATTAGACGTTCTTTATGATTTATCTGAAGGCGGACGACAGGTATTGTATTTCACATGCCATGACCATGTAAAAGATGCGTTTAAAAGCAGCCAAATTATCCATTTGGTGTCATAA
- the yhaL gene encoding sporulation protein YhaL, translated as MLFFPWWVYLCIVGIIFSAYKLVAAAKEEEKVDQTFIEKEGQIYMERMEKERERRSSQQHEEENPNHSIA; from the coding sequence GTGTTATTTTTTCCATGGTGGGTGTATCTTTGTATTGTAGGCATTATTTTCAGTGCATATAAACTTGTGGCGGCAGCCAAAGAGGAAGAAAAAGTAGACCAGACCTTTATTGAAAAAGAGGGCCAGATTTATATGGAGAGAATGGAAAAGGAGAGAGAACGCCGCAGTTCCCAGCAGCATGAAGAAGAAAATCCAAACCATTCCATCGCATAA